From the genome of Sporomusa sphaeroides DSM 2875:
CTACACACCTCGGCATTTTTAGCAATTTCTAATGCCTCCACATGTGAATCCTGATAGCCGATAAACATAAATGTAAGAACTGCATCGGCACCTAAAGCCAATGCTGACTCAACGTCACTGATTAATATATTGCGTCCTTCCTCAAAGTTCAGTTCATCTTTCGCCCGAAATGTGTTTGTCCAGTCCAACCGTAAAATAATTGCCGGGGCATTATCTACACATAATAGATCGCTACAAATGCGCGCAATACCAGGAGAGATCAATACTGCATCAGCGCCGCCCTCGATTATTTTTTCCATTGTTTCTCTGGGCTTAATATTACCGAGCATAGGTCCGTCATCAAGTCCATGGTCAAATGCAATGGAAACACTTCTCTGCGTAGACTTCTTAATAATCTTTGATAACCTAATTGCCTTTCCACATTG
Proteins encoded in this window:
- a CDS encoding class I fructose-bisphosphate aldolase; amino-acid sequence: MSAQCGKAIRLSKIIKKSTQRSVSIAFDHGLDDGPMLGNIKPRETMEKIIEGGADAVLISPGIARICSDLLCVDNAPAIILRLDWTNTFRAKDELNFEEGRNILISDVESALALGADAVLTFMFIGYQDSHVEALEIAKNAEVCRAAARVGIPHIMEPMARGNAQRANGRELDAKLIALHTRMAAEIGADAIKTDYSGDAASYAKVIEGCPVPIMIAGGPKTSSIKESLDMVKGAIDAGASGVVLGRNVVQAKDPVAMIKALRSIVHNNESVDYVIRHFNL